Within Burkholderia cepacia GG4, the genomic segment CTTCGCGTGCGCACATGCAACGGCGAACGCGGTCGATCCGGAATTCCGGATTCGCGGTCCGGATCTCCGGATACACACGCCGAGTGCGATTTCGCATCGGCCGGGCGGGATGGCAAACCGATGCATCCAAGTTGAAAAAGGGATCTGCTGTGATCAAAACGTTACGGGTAATACTGTCGGCGCTCGCGCTGTGCGTCGCCGCGTCGTCCGCGCACGCCGCCGACACGAAAAAGGTCGACGTCGTGCTGGTGGGCGGCGGCATCATGAGCTCGACGCTCGGCGTCTGGCTGCACGAGCTTCAGCCTGACTGGTCGATGACGATGGTCGAGCGCCTCGACGGCGTCGCGCTGGAAAGCTCGAACGGCTGGAACAACGCGGGCACCGGCCACTCGGCGCTCGCCGAACTGAATTACACGCCGGAGAAGGCGGACGGCAAGATCGACATCTCGAAGGCGATCGAGATCAACGAGTCGTTCCAGATCTCGCGCCAGTTCTGGGCCTGGCAGGTCAGGCAGGGCGTGCTGAAGAACCCGCACTCCTTCATCAACTCGACGCCGCACATGAGCTTCGTGTGGGGCGACGACAACGTCCGCTTCCTGAAGAAGCGCTACGACGCGCTGCAGGCGAGCCCGCTGTTCCGCGGGATGCAGTATTCGCAAGACTACGACCAGATCAAGCAGTGGGTGCCGCTGATGATGGAAGGCCGCGACCGCAACCAGAAGGTGGCGGCAACGTGGACGCCGATCGGCACCGACGTGAACTTCGGCGAGATCACGCGCCAGTTCGTCGGCTACCTGAAGACCCAGCCGAACTTCACGCTGTCGCTGTCGAGCGAAGTGCGCGAGATCTCGCGCAATGCGGACGGCACGTGGCACGTGTCGTGGGTCAAACTGCATTCGGATGAACCGCCGCAGGCCGTCGACGCGAAGTTCGTGTTCATCGGCGCGGGCGGCGGTGCGCTGCACCTGCTGCAGGCGTCGGGTATCCCCGAGGCGAAGGACTACGGCGCGTTCCCGGTCGGCGGCTCGTTCCTCGTGACCGACAACCCCGAGGTCGTGAAGCGGCATCTCGCGAAGGCGTACGGCAAGGCGTCGGTCGGCTCGCCGCCGATGTCGGTGCCGCACCTCGACACGCGCATCATCGACGGCAAGAAGATCATCCTGTTCGGGCCGTTCGCGACGTTCTCGACCAAGTTCCTGAAGAACGGTTCCTACTTCGACCTCGCGAAGAGCACCAACCTGCACAACGTCGCGCCGATGATGCGCGTGGGCGTCGACGAATTCCCGCTGGTCCAGTACCTGGCCGGCCAGCTGATGCTGTCCGACGACGACCGCTTCAACGCGCTGAAGGAATATTTCCCGGACGCGAAGAAGGAAGACTGGCGCCTGTGGCAGGCTGGCCAGCGCGTGCAGATCATCAAGCGCGACCCGAAGAAGGGTGGCGTACTGAAGCTCGGCACCGAAATCGTCAGCTCGCAGGACGGCAGCATCGCGGGCCTGCTCGGCGCATCGCCGGGTGCGTCGACGGCCGCGCCGATCATGCTGAACCTGATGCAGAAGGTGTTCAAGGACAAGGTCGCGACGCCCGAGTGGCAGCAGAAAATCCGCCAGATCGTGCCGAGCTACGGCACGAAGCTGAACGACAGCCCGGCGAAGGTCGTTGAAGAATGGACCTACACGAGCGACGTGCTGCAGTTGTCGCCGCCGCCGAAGATCGACATGGCGACGCCGGCGCAGGCCACCAGCCCGGCCCCGGCACGCCCCGCGAAGGCGTCGGCCGACATGGCGCTGTAACGCGTCCGGCCCCGCTTCGCCGCATCGCACGGCCGCCCTCCGGGGCGGCCGTTTTTCATCGCGGATGCGGGGGGCGCCGTGTGCGTCGTCCGGTGGGCGGCGTCGCAGGCTGCTGCGCTGCCGGTCGCAGCGATGCCGGTCCTTCGCTACCGGTTGTCCCGTTGCCGGTCGGACCGATGCCATCGCACCGCAGCCGATCGCCCCGGCCGCTCGCCCGCTGCGGGTTGTCCGCTGTCGGCCGCGCTCTGCCGGTCGTCCCCAGCAGGCTCCCCGCTACCGGTCCTACGCTACCAGCCACCTGCTACCGGCCGTCCCGTAGCCGGTCGCACCGATGTCGTCGCACCGCAGCCGATCGCACCGGCCGCTCGCCCGCTGCGGGTTGTCCGCTGTCGGCCGCGCTCTGCCGGTCGTCCCCAGCCGGCTACCCGCCACCGGTCCTCCGCTGCCGCCCCCGCATCCGCTAGAATTGCGGGCACGCGCGACGCTGTCGCCACCCGATCCACCATCCGCATCGACGCGGTCCACGCGACCGCCGGTGCGGCCCGCGCCCGAGCCGCGCGAGCGCCGCACCTCGTTGCTGCGCCCGCCCGGGCGCGCCATCAACCGAATTCAGCTGGAGAAAGACCGTGTTTACTTGCCGAAACCAGAGCTGCGGCACGCAGTGGGAGCAGTCCGACGTCGTCATCAAGGACGAAGGCCAGGGGCTGCTGTTCCGCTGCCCGCTGTGCGGCGCGCGCAACTACCTCGAGCGCTTCGAGGACGATGAAGGCAACGTCGTCTATGAACAGATGGAAGGCAAGCCTTACCTCGGAGACCTCTCCTGACATGACCCAACCGACCACCACGCCCTTCAGCGCGCTGCCGCTGACGCCCGCCACGCTCGCCAACCTCGCGCAGCTCGGCTATGTCGACATGACGCCGATCCAGGCCGCGAGCCTGCCGATCGCGCTGGCCGGCCAGGACCTGATCGCGCAGGCGAAGACGGGCAGCGGCAAGACCGCCGCGTTCTCGCTCGCGCTGCTGGCGCGCCTCGACACACGCAGCTTCGACGTGCAGGCGATGATCCTGTGCCCGACGCGCGAGCTTGCCGACCAGGTCGCGCAGGAAGTGCGCCGCCTCGCGCGTGCCGAGGAGAACGTGAAGGTACTGACGCTGTGCGGCGGCACGCCGATGCGCCCGCAGGCGCAGAGCCTCGAACACGGCGCGCACATCGTCGTCGGCACGCCGGGCCGCATCATGGATCACCTCGACCGAGGTAACCTGAAGCTCGACACGCTGAACACGCTGGTGCTCGACGAAGCCGACCGGATGCTCGACATGGGCTTCTTCGACGACATCGCGAAGGTCGCGCGGATGTGCCCGACGACGCGCCAGACGCTGCTGTTCTCCGCGACCTATCCCGACGGCATCGCGAAGCTGAGCCAGCAGTTCCTGCGCAACCCGAAGGAAATCAAGCTTCAGGAGCGCCACGACGACAGCAAGATCCGCCAGCGCTTCTATGAAGTGACCGAGAACGAGCGGCTGCACGCAGTCGGCCAGTTGCTGAACCACTTCCGGCCGGTGAGCACGATCGCGTTCTGCAACACGAAGCAGCAGTGCCGCGACCTGCTCGACG encodes:
- the dbpA gene encoding ATP-dependent RNA helicase DbpA, whose translation is MTQPTTTPFSALPLTPATLANLAQLGYVDMTPIQAASLPIALAGQDLIAQAKTGSGKTAAFSLALLARLDTRSFDVQAMILCPTRELADQVAQEVRRLARAEENVKVLTLCGGTPMRPQAQSLEHGAHIVVGTPGRIMDHLDRGNLKLDTLNTLVLDEADRMLDMGFFDDIAKVARMCPTTRQTLLFSATYPDGIAKLSQQFLRNPKEIKLQERHDDSKIRQRFYEVTENERLHAVGQLLNHFRPVSTIAFCNTKQQCRDLLDVLHAQGFHALALHGELDQRERDQVLIQFANRSCSVLVATDVAARGLDIAQLEAVINVDVTPDPEVHVHRIGRTGRADQDGWALSLASMDEMGRVGGIEQAQKREVEWHPLAELTPAGNDTLLPPMETLQILGGRKDKIRPGDVLGALTGDAGFDGKQIGKINVTEFSTYVAIERGVAHDALRKLNAGKIKGKRVKVRLMDEE
- the mqo gene encoding malate dehydrogenase (quinone) produces the protein MKKGSAVIKTLRVILSALALCVAASSAHAADTKKVDVVLVGGGIMSSTLGVWLHELQPDWSMTMVERLDGVALESSNGWNNAGTGHSALAELNYTPEKADGKIDISKAIEINESFQISRQFWAWQVRQGVLKNPHSFINSTPHMSFVWGDDNVRFLKKRYDALQASPLFRGMQYSQDYDQIKQWVPLMMEGRDRNQKVAATWTPIGTDVNFGEITRQFVGYLKTQPNFTLSLSSEVREISRNADGTWHVSWVKLHSDEPPQAVDAKFVFIGAGGGALHLLQASGIPEAKDYGAFPVGGSFLVTDNPEVVKRHLAKAYGKASVGSPPMSVPHLDTRIIDGKKIILFGPFATFSTKFLKNGSYFDLAKSTNLHNVAPMMRVGVDEFPLVQYLAGQLMLSDDDRFNALKEYFPDAKKEDWRLWQAGQRVQIIKRDPKKGGVLKLGTEIVSSQDGSIAGLLGASPGASTAAPIMLNLMQKVFKDKVATPEWQQKIRQIVPSYGTKLNDSPAKVVEEWTYTSDVLQLSPPPKIDMATPAQATSPAPARPAKASADMAL